In Tolypothrix sp. NIES-4075, the following proteins share a genomic window:
- a CDS encoding YceD family protein, which translates to MDAIYIPQLTKAPERTEEIQVEEFLPGLETLTPVRGNIRVQHLGNYLQVSGQAEAIITCTCNRCLQNYNQRVVLDTKEIIWLDEAANETEDLPLEREVAIEDFLETLSPEGYFYPSEWLYEQMCLAIPQRQLCNRKCPGITPTTVSNSEKPVDRRWAGLEALKKELPG; encoded by the coding sequence ATGGACGCGATTTACATTCCGCAGCTAACTAAAGCCCCGGAGCGGACAGAGGAGATTCAGGTTGAAGAGTTTCTGCCCGGTTTAGAAACGTTGACACCAGTTCGCGGCAACATCCGCGTGCAGCATCTAGGAAATTACCTGCAAGTGTCCGGTCAAGCAGAAGCAATTATTACCTGTACCTGTAACCGCTGCTTGCAAAACTACAATCAACGTGTAGTACTTGATACAAAAGAAATTATTTGGTTAGATGAAGCCGCTAATGAAACAGAAGACTTGCCTTTAGAGCGAGAAGTGGCTATAGAGGATTTCTTAGAAACTTTATCGCCAGAGGGATATTTTTATCCTAGTGAATGGCTGTATGAGCAAATGTGTTTAGCTATACCTCAGCGTCAGCTTTGTAATCGCAAATGTCCGGGTATTACTCCAACTACTGTTAGTAACTCGGAAAAACCAGTAGATCGGCGCTGGGCTGGGTTAGAAGCTTTGAAGAAAGAGCTTCCGGGATAG
- a CDS encoding AAA family ATPase yields the protein MTFREEFKLLLRARYPLIYIPTYEEERVEAAIREEAANQGNRPVYTWDFVDGYQGNPNDAGFGRRNPLQALEFVEKLSASAPAVLILRDYHRFLEDVAIARKLRNLARLLKSQPKNIVLLSPKIAIPDDLTEVMTVLEFPLPAAPEIKGEIERLLMATGGNSLSGKVLDDLVRSCQGLSMERIRRVLARAIATHGELQPEDVDLVLEEKRQTIRQTQILDFYPATEQISDIGGLDNLKDWLLRRGGSFTERARQYGLPHPRGLMLVGIQGTGKSLTAKAIAHHWHLPLLRLDVGRLFGGLVGESESRTRQMIQVAEALAPCILWIDEIDKAFSGLGSKGDAGTTSRVFGTFITWLAEKTSPVFVVSTANDIQALPPEMLRKGRFDEIFFVGLPSQEERKAIFNVHLSRLRPHNLKSYDIDRLAYETPDFSGAEIEQTLVEAMHIGFSQNRDFATDDILEAASQIIPLARTAVEQIQKLQEWAASGRARLASKHNPLSDRIQRQLQ from the coding sequence ATGACCTTCCGTGAAGAGTTTAAACTGCTGCTACGCGCTCGTTATCCTTTAATCTACATTCCTACTTATGAGGAGGAACGGGTAGAAGCAGCGATTCGGGAAGAAGCGGCAAATCAGGGCAATCGTCCGGTGTATACTTGGGATTTTGTGGATGGCTACCAAGGCAATCCGAATGATGCGGGGTTTGGTCGTCGCAACCCGCTGCAAGCTTTGGAGTTTGTGGAGAAGTTATCGGCTTCTGCGCCGGCGGTGTTGATTTTAAGAGATTATCATCGCTTTTTAGAAGATGTGGCGATCGCTCGCAAACTCCGCAATCTCGCTCGTCTCCTCAAGTCTCAACCGAAAAATATCGTCTTATTGTCGCCTAAAATCGCCATCCCGGACGATTTAACTGAAGTTATGACGGTTTTGGAGTTTCCCTTACCGGCGGCTCCAGAAATCAAAGGAGAGATAGAACGTTTGTTGATGGCGACTGGTGGTAATTCACTTTCTGGTAAAGTTTTAGATGACTTGGTGCGCTCTTGTCAAGGGCTTTCGATGGAAAGAATTCGCCGGGTTTTGGCTAGAGCGATCGCTACTCATGGCGAATTGCAACCAGAAGATGTAGATTTGGTTTTGGAGGAAAAGCGGCAAACTATTCGCCAAACGCAAATTTTGGACTTTTACCCCGCTACTGAGCAAATTTCTGATATTGGCGGATTGGATAACCTGAAAGATTGGCTACTGCGTCGGGGAGGCTCATTTACTGAAAGAGCGCGTCAGTACGGATTACCGCACCCGCGTGGTTTAATGTTGGTGGGGATTCAAGGAACTGGTAAATCATTAACGGCAAAAGCGATCGCACATCACTGGCATTTACCTTTACTACGTCTGGATGTCGGACGGTTATTTGGTGGTTTGGTGGGTGAATCTGAATCTCGCACGCGCCAAATGATACAAGTTGCTGAAGCTCTTGCGCCATGCATTTTATGGATAGATGAAATAGACAAAGCGTTTTCCGGGCTTGGTAGCAAAGGTGATGCGGGAACCACTAGCCGCGTGTTTGGCACATTTATTACCTGGTTAGCCGAGAAAACCTCACCCGTGTTTGTTGTTTCTACCGCGAACGACATCCAAGCGCTACCCCCAGAAATGCTGCGAAAAGGGCGATTTGATGAGATTTTCTTTGTTGGTTTACCCAGCCAAGAAGAAAGAAAAGCAATTTTTAACGTTCATTTATCCCGACTGCGACCGCATAACTTGAAAAGTTATGACATAGACAGGCTAGCTTACGAAACGCCGGATTTTTCTGGTGCGGAGATTGAGCAAACTTTAGTAGAAGCGATGCATATAGGCTTTAGTCAAAACCGCGACTTTGCTACCGATGATATTCTCGAAGCAGCCAGTCAGATTATCCCCTTAGCGCGAACCGCTGTGGAGCAAATTCAAAAACTGCAAGAATGGGCAGCATCGGGTAGAGCGCGTTTGGCATCGAAACACAATCCCTTAAGCGATCGCATTCAACGACAACTGCAATAA
- a CDS encoding SH3 domain-containing protein, giving the protein MISNVLKYILGIFLAIVVLIGGGVAIALYFMNRTAIAPAKPIFANDSPEIKAQAPKTPGASPALTPTAVEAQTPKPNPTPTLSPDTTESKKPLPPGAYPARVSWSQGLILRAEAKQDAERVGGVGFNQKIFVLEESADKVWQKIRLEGSDKEGWVKAGNTRKVDAQDNSQPAQQ; this is encoded by the coding sequence ATAATTTCTAACGTACTAAAGTATATACTTGGGATTTTCTTGGCGATCGTTGTTTTAATTGGTGGTGGCGTTGCAATTGCGCTGTATTTTATGAATCGAACTGCCATAGCTCCTGCTAAACCTATTTTTGCTAATGATTCACCGGAGATAAAAGCACAAGCTCCTAAAACTCCAGGAGCATCACCCGCACTCACCCCTACTGCTGTTGAAGCCCAAACTCCCAAGCCAAATCCCACTCCTACTTTATCACCCGATACTACTGAATCAAAAAAGCCATTGCCACCAGGAGCTTACCCTGCCAGGGTTAGTTGGTCTCAAGGCTTGATTTTGCGAGCAGAAGCAAAACAGGATGCTGAACGTGTTGGTGGAGTTGGTTTTAATCAAAAAATCTTTGTCTTGGAAGAAAGCGCAGATAAAGTCTGGCAAAAAATTCGCCTCGAAGGTAGCGATAAAGAAGGTTGGGTAAAAGCAGGTAATACTCGAAAAGTTGACGCTCAAGATAATTCTCAACCAGCGCAACAATAA
- a CDS encoding peptidoglycan-binding domain-containing protein gives METIGNFGVVSTHEASKSIEVVPVGVNFKFFNNWRKLSSVAAMRFLSVALTMGILSIAGQAMALQKLGSSGNDVTNTQRCLKKLGYFNGPVTGKFASLTQKAVIGFQRANRLPADGVVGSSTLASLQQACQARNPGGNVGTNPGGTVTGDLRQGSSGARVSKLQQDLRQLGYFNGRVSGYFGLDTQQAVIRFQQASGLRADGVVGSRTIQAILIRRGEGEGGEYPVLSENSSGPAVTRLQQLLQQAGYFNTNPTGRFGSITRNALIAFQRNAGLRADGVANRQTWDALLRTSQEPTPPGVSLSTEQIRELQQRLRDLGYFNTNPTGNVGPVTIDALRRFQQDYRLYADGIADNQILEAVRRAWEDRYANQNQPNKNYISVGDRGDNVRALQERLAQLGYFNGYPDGYFSEYTRSSVIAFQQYYRLNPTGVVDSQTWQVLGLNGSPVANRPNSNRYVVVVPISNNNTLNIVRQYVPNAFPAESRLGNYVNAGAFSDRTQAEQLSRDLRSRGLDARVDYF, from the coding sequence ATGGAAACCATTGGTAATTTTGGTGTAGTCTCAACCCACGAGGCATCTAAAAGCATCGAGGTTGTTCCTGTGGGCGTGAATTTTAAATTTTTTAATAATTGGAGAAAGTTGTCTAGCGTTGCCGCGATGCGTTTTTTGTCTGTAGCGCTAACTATGGGTATTTTAAGTATAGCTGGACAAGCTATGGCACTTCAGAAGTTAGGAAGTAGCGGTAATGATGTTACAAACACCCAGAGGTGTTTGAAAAAGTTAGGTTACTTTAACGGTCCAGTGACGGGTAAGTTTGCTTCCTTGACTCAGAAGGCTGTAATCGGATTTCAGCGAGCGAATAGACTACCTGCTGATGGAGTTGTGGGTAGCAGCACGCTAGCATCGCTGCAACAAGCATGTCAAGCGAGAAACCCTGGTGGTAATGTTGGTACAAACCCTGGAGGTACTGTCACCGGCGACTTGCGACAAGGTAGCAGCGGTGCTAGAGTCTCTAAGCTGCAACAAGATTTACGGCAATTAGGTTACTTTAACGGTCGAGTTAGTGGTTACTTTGGTTTAGATACTCAGCAAGCTGTCATTAGATTCCAGCAAGCTTCTGGATTGCGTGCTGATGGTGTTGTTGGTTCTAGAACCATACAAGCAATACTCATCAGACGTGGTGAAGGTGAAGGTGGGGAATATCCTGTTCTCTCTGAAAATAGCAGTGGTCCAGCCGTAACCAGATTACAACAGTTATTGCAGCAGGCGGGTTATTTTAATACTAATCCCACCGGTCGCTTTGGATCGATTACCAGAAATGCTCTAATTGCATTTCAACGCAATGCTGGTTTACGTGCTGATGGTGTGGCAAATCGCCAAACTTGGGACGCATTACTGAGAACTTCTCAGGAACCGACTCCACCAGGAGTCAGTCTCTCTACTGAGCAAATCAGAGAACTGCAACAGCGTTTGCGCGATCTCGGTTATTTTAACACCAATCCAACTGGTAATGTAGGTCCTGTGACCATAGATGCTTTGCGTCGATTCCAACAAGATTATAGGCTTTATGCCGATGGAATTGCCGACAATCAAATACTCGAAGCTGTACGTAGAGCCTGGGAAGATAGATACGCTAATCAAAATCAACCCAACAAAAATTATATCTCTGTAGGTGACAGGGGAGATAATGTTAGAGCGCTCCAAGAGCGTTTAGCGCAGTTAGGTTACTTTAATGGCTATCCAGACGGTTATTTCAGCGAATACACCAGATCGTCTGTAATTGCATTCCAGCAATATTATCGACTCAATCCGACTGGGGTTGTCGATTCGCAAACTTGGCAAGTATTAGGGTTGAATGGTTCACCAGTCGCGAATCGTCCTAACAGTAATCGCTATGTGGTAGTAGTACCAATTTCCAATAACAATACTCTCAACATAGTGCGTCAATATGTACCTAACGCTTTCCCCGCTGAATCGAGATTGGGTAATTATGTGAATGCGGGAGCATTTAGCGATCGCACCCAAGCAGAACAGCTTTCTAGAGATTTGCGATCGCGCGGTTTAGATGCACGCGTAGACTACTTTTAA